From one Paenibacillus sp. FSL K6-1330 genomic stretch:
- a CDS encoding VOC family protein has product MSKIQFAVQVRLVSDLTRSKQFYEEVLGCEVNDVWAVRDDFALGFKLIQAKSSTDVTPNPTGKDQETPWDTYAYVDTHHELDELYEELTSRGAEVVQEPVLMEAAWGVWKDFAIQDPDGYVIAFGSGKRD; this is encoded by the coding sequence ATGAGCAAGATTCAATTTGCAGTCCAAGTTCGATTGGTATCAGATCTTACCCGTTCCAAACAGTTCTATGAAGAAGTGCTGGGTTGTGAAGTGAATGACGTTTGGGCGGTAAGGGATGATTTTGCGCTCGGCTTCAAGCTGATCCAGGCGAAATCGAGTACAGATGTCACACCCAATCCAACAGGCAAGGACCAAGAGACACCATGGGATACATATGCATACGTGGATACTCACCACGAATTGGATGAATTGTATGAGGAACTGACTTCCAGAGGTGCCGAAGTGGTACAGGAGCCTGTATTAATGGAAGCAGCCTGGGGTGTGTGGAAGGATTTTGCGATTCAAGATCCGGACGGCTATGTGATTGCATTTGGCTCCGGGAAGAGAGACTAG
- a CDS encoding GNAT family N-acetyltransferase yields MKQVLISSDPSLLDLDVIVHFLRQSYWANERSDEKIKKSLEGSTCFGAYFGNQQIGFARVVTDGATVYWLCDVFVEEAYRGQGVGKKLIETITTHEDYRNLFGILSTRDAHGLYEQYGFVRDHGKTLTRMPDFRRKD; encoded by the coding sequence ATGAAGCAGGTCCTTATTAGCAGCGACCCTTCCTTGTTGGATCTGGACGTCATTGTACATTTCTTGCGGCAAAGCTATTGGGCTAACGAGCGCTCCGACGAGAAAATCAAGAAATCGCTAGAAGGTTCTACATGTTTTGGAGCATATTTCGGCAACCAACAGATCGGCTTTGCTCGCGTGGTGACAGATGGCGCAACCGTCTATTGGTTGTGTGATGTGTTTGTGGAAGAGGCATATCGGGGGCAGGGTGTGGGGAAGAAATTAATCGAAACGATTACGACCCACGAGGATTACCGAAATTTGTTCGGTATATTATCTACGCGGGATGCCCATGGTCTATACGAACAATATGGTTTTGTCCGCGATCACGGAAAAACGTTGACTCGAATGCCGGACTTTCGTAGGAAAGACTAG